The sequence tgaacgtctgcctgctgagtttgaaattactaaacaattctttagtgcggggaaaagccatgtagatttgaccgatgcagtaaaatgctaaccaaccaatgggaagaagttgagcccttaagacacaacccctcctcatttgcataatgaggcagaaatgcatacagaaatataaaaaggacagacagaaatgtaaaaacgagagacagaaatgtaaaaaggacagacagaaatgtaaaaaagacaaacagaaatgtaaaaaggacaggcagaaataaatagcatcggagaaataaatagggcaaaaaaatacaaagaaagaataaaaccgacaaaaatattataacatgcacataaataaatacttaaaaaaataagtaattaataaataaagtggctaattaaaggagatatatacattttgtctcactgtataatttattttctacctacatttatttgtttattatatttttggtggcacataattgtatgcatatttatttattgagcatttatttatttctgtatttatttttaattatggaagacttggtcctccatacatgggagccactagaacatggggaaaaaagtgaagtacaagaatattctacaaaatgatagcctttaattattatactgtattttaaaaagcaatttcttcctcttttttaacagccactgttaaattatgtgtttgtctgtttttaacagccaccaataagaaggctgaaaaaaatcgggttctttttacttttacacgtttaaccctttttcttttttctttttttttcccccacaaaatgactcaaggtgccatctgttccctatattaacgacatcttcaacaaaagaaaaagtattttgacctgaaaaaacaaaaacagattaagaggagaaatttaactccacaacgtgaaaaagagaaaaactgcactagagatcgagttgcttcaaaaggaccttcagagtaaattctaatacaccattttacacatagtagtattactgactttacataactatctcttattgcagacaaaagatgacttgctggcttttctttataaatcattgtttaaataaaatgacagggactaggcattatttgtttcgtcttttattaaacattaaaaaatgcggtgttccacaattctgttccgtcttctgccactaggtggtccaagtgcactggctggacagacttccctatctcctccgcttctaaagctgtgatctaatcttgtttacatgaaatgagcctgctcgcgagcaggttcaagcttgcgcacatgttgctatgacaacaagtgcaggatgagtttcgaagaaccaaatgatccaaaatcatgccaaatcgtcaacaatcaaatccagctaactgagttagcgacgtacgaagaacggacccctggttccactttttaaacctgggaatcatttgacattttatcGCTGAGTTCACAGTTTTTGCTGCTAAAAgtaacaaggaggaaaaacagcaaatattctggtgctgatcagctggtttagaaaacaatgttgagaaatgaacaaaaccaacagaaccagaacatcaattCTGAAGGAAAACAAGTGCTGAAAATCTCTGATTATTGATTTATGTGCAGTttagacataaaacaacaacgatcaagaaaataatctgctggagatttaaaaaccagaaTCAAACTCCACCTTCAGTGGATTCTGTCTATTTGGGTTtacagaactcagcagaacctccacaacaaaccaaaaggccagcatgtagcggctgagtgaaggtggtctggactctgtggaggagagtcatggtttcagagatgctgtagaaggacagaatacctgctctgtgatccaggtacactcctactctggaggaaccaggacctGAGACGGAGGTCCAGATGTCGTTGTGACCAAATTCATAACCTCCTTGGTAACAATTTAATGCCCAAGATTTGTCATTACGTCCAAATAAACATTCATTCCCTGCTCCTGCTCTGCTGATATTCTTGTATGCGACTGCTACATAAACTCCCTctctccactccacctcccagtaacaacgtccagtcagactctctctactcagAACCTGAGGCCAACcagtgaatctgtctggatgactagAATAAGACTGAGGTTGATCCATccatgtcaccttcctgttcccCTCTGATAGTAACAGACGACTGTGcgctgtgtttggatccagtgtgatttcacatgaatatctcaagaatccagctctgctctttggttctggttctgacagtgaaacatccacctcagtgagtctcagtgagatgtttgtccatgcgtctctcaggatgtcctgtagttgatctctgagctctgacacagctgctgtcacatcctcaaagtagctcagaggacggatcttgatgctggatgagtgtgtagactcactgagtgctgacagtgaggggtagttgtggagaaactggttgtgatcctctgtgtctgagagctgcttcagctcagcgtctttcctcttcagctcagtgatctcctgctccagcttctcctgaagctctttgactcgactcccttcagtttcctgctgggatctgatctgctgcttcacatcagagcttcttttctggatgagacggatcagctgagtgaagatcttctcactgtcctccactgttttatcagcagagtgcttgatggcctccagctcctgttgaagcagcttcacatctttctctctgtcctggattctctgctggatgttttctcgtctcacctccagctctctctgcctctcagtcctttctgctgcagctgacactgtgtcgtggcctttatgttcatcctcagggcagagataacagatacacttctgatcagtacgacagaacatcttcatcacctcatcatgacgagagcagatgttctcctggaggttcttggagggctccaccagcttgtgtttcttgAATGCAGCTGAatcataatgaggctgaaggtgtttctcacaGTAAGAGGCCAGACAGAATAAACAGGACTTGATGGCTTTCCGTTTTCTTCCAGAGCAGaaatcacaggccacatcttcaggtccagcatagcagagatcagcaggagcagcttggagtccagtcttcttcagctgctccactaaagctgctaacatggtgtttttattcagctcaGGCCTCGGTAGAAAAGTTTtcctgcactgagggcagctgtggattcctttctgatcctcttcatcccagaagtttttaatacacttcatacagtagctgtgtccacagggaatagtcaccggatccttcagtagatccagacagatcgaacaggagaaggtttctcggtccagctggttctgctccatttctcctctcggtcacagtgactgtgtgagtttcatttcctgaaaacagaaacagctctGAGCTCTGATCTACAAATCAcgtgtcagagcagagaggctgcagccaatcagctttcacctccagcagatgttgctccaccagcttcaaggtgtgtctgagagcaggaaGAACAGGGAGGGTTATCAGGTTTTACAGCCTGCAGAATAAGGAGCAGAGGTCGcctttataaagcttgcgtacGCACAAAATGGGCCTGAAACGTGTGAATCCCCCTTTCCATGCAAAATTCAGATCTATAACCAAAAAAAGCTTTACAGGAAAATGTGTGATCCTCACGGCAGCTCTGACCCAGGTTTATAGATTGGATTGAAATGTGCTCATCATAAGTCAGAGGTATATTTACTGTTTCTGGTTATATCTGCACAATTTATTAATTACAGACTTAAATGTTATTCTTTATATATACAATGTTTCTTACCAGCAGTTATGTTTAAGTACAGTCACGTTTATTTGGCTCAGCATATGTAGTGCCCGTATAtgaccagcagggggagccTAGCGCCATTATGCCTTAGTAAAGAGCAGCGGAACTTCCtcctcatttatttaattaatcccCTTTTCAGGGCTTTTACATTTGGAGGCACCGCTGGGATGGTGACTGGGAGGCTGGGACCCTACATCAGAGGAGAACACCCCACATCAAATGCTGATTTAAAccagcattaggctggtttaaatctcatctgtcggacagattccagtttgttcatgttaataataaatcttcttcaactttagggtcacttgtggagaaccacagggttcagtccttggaccaattctatttactatatatacaggtaaaagccagtaaattagaatattttgaaaaaacttgatttattcagtaattgcattcaaaaggtgtaacttgtacattatatttattcattgcacatagactgatgcattcaaatgtttatttcatttaattttgatgatttgaagtggcaacaaatgaaaatccaaaattccgtgtgtcacaaaattagaatattactcaAGGCTAAtacaaaaaagggatttttttagaaatgttggccaactgaaaagtatgaaaatgaaaaatatgagcatgtacaatactcaatacttggttggagCTCCTTTTGCCTCAAATGCGTCAtggcactgctcaggtgttatgagagcccaggttgctctgatagtggccttcaactcttctgcttttttgggtctggcattctgcatcttccttttcacaataccccacagattttctatggggCTAAAGTCAGGGGAGTTGGCTGGCCAATTTAGAACAGAAATACCATGGTCCGTAAACCAGGCACGGGTAGATTTTGCGCTGTGTTCAGGcgccaagtcctgttggaaccTGAAATCTCCATCTCCATAGAGCaggtcagcagcaggaagcatgaagtgctctaaaacttgctggtagacggctgcgttGACCCTGGATCTCAGGAAACAGAGTGGaccgacaccagcagatgacatggcaccccaaaccatcactgatggtGGAAACTTTACACTAGACTTCAGGCAACGTGGATCCTGTGCCTCTCctgtcttcctccagactctgggacctcgatttccaaaggaaatgctAAATTTGCTTTCGtcagaaaacatgactttggaccactcagcagcagtccagctctttttttccttagcCCAGGTGAGACGCTTTTCGCGCTGTTTCTTGGTCAACAGTGGCTTGACACGAGGTATGCGGCAGTTGAAACCCATGTCTTTCAAGCGTCTCTTGGTGGTGGatcttgaagcactgactccagcagctgtccactccttgtgaatctcccccacatttttgaatgttgtttttttttcaaaatcttgaCTAGGGCGCGGTGATCCCTATCGCTTGTACACTTTTTCtgaccacagtttttccttccctttgtctctctattaatgtgtttggacacagagctctgagaacagccagcctcttcagCGATAACCTTTTGTGTCTTTCCCTCCTTGTGCAATGTGTTGATGGTCGCCTTTTGGACAGCTGTCAAATCTGAAGTCTTCCCCATGTTTGTGTAGGCTTCAGAACtggactgagagaccatttaaagccctttgcaggtgttttgagttaatcagctgattagtttgtggcaccaggtgtcttcaaaaTTTAACCCttacacaatattctaattttgtgacacacagaattttggattttcatctgttgccacttcaaatcatcaaaattaaatgaaatgaacatttgaatgcatcagtctgtgtgcaatgaataaatataatgtacaagttacaccttttgaatgcaattactgaaataaatcaagtttttgaaaatattctaatttactggcttttacctgtatgcttccaattggcaaaattatcagacagcatgggattaatttccactgttatgctgatgacactctatatttatccataaatcctgatgaatccaatcaattactttgactccagtcatgtcttgatgacatcaaaagatgtgttaggatatcaacaaggtcaagtggaacgagctgtttatcccagaactgcatggcacacttagatggcactgacccaaaagattggcacatatatatcagataccaccccggaggtgacacagtttctctgttgatgtcacagtttggatgtgtacagcccttgcatgggtgtgtcccgagatccctatataatgtttgtgtgatgagcactcgaggcctcctgccgatcaggggcccatcagcgctggtgtgactgtaactgtttctctgtctttacgtagataaaatatgactaaaagcatacttgtctgttttatgcgtcctacattcaaggtaataagtaagtgggggtcgcctgactgggtaaaaagaactgggtccaccgagggtgcttcaccgtagacgggacatggtgaaacaataacagatggatgactttaaatttcctgcacttaaattctgacaagacagaagatttaatctttgggccagagtcttcaaaaaatatagttcttaatcaatcacttaatctggatggcattaacttggcctctggtaataaagttaaaaatcttggtgttgttttcgaccaagacatgtcattaaatcccatattaaacaggtttccagagtttccttttttcacctcaggaatatcgccaaaattagaaacattctgtccaggggtgatgctgaaaaactagtccttgcatttgttacttcaaggctggactattgtaattctttactatcaggaagtccacaaaatgcatttcgaagtcttcagctgatccaaaatgctgttggagcagagacacttgttgtgtctctgctctgtcttctgtaaccccagtcggtcgaggcagatgaccgttcatactgagcccggttctgccggaggttttccttcccgttaatggggagtttttcttcccactgtcgcttcatgcttgctcagtatgagggattacagcaaagccatgtacaatgcagacgactctccctgtggctctacggttccccaggagtgaatgctgcttgtcaggactttgatgcaatcaactggtttccttatataggacatttttgaccaatctgtataatctgacccaatctgtataatatgattgaacttgactttgtaaagtgccttgagatgacatgtttcatgatttggcgctatataaataaaattgaattgaaattgaattgaattctttcccaaaagatgttaaagatgtctatgaaggttacagttgtttgtttgcatgttttttccagccatttgtttagcatcagaattgtGGAAAAAATCTTGTCTCCACAAGTAACGGGCGGCAGAGGGCCGCTGagaagcaccttgacatttttgccatgaactaagttcaacagacgaatgtaatcctctttcaatacttctgattttcttatccgggagACGTCGCCCAGGGTTTCcacttgtattatgagtttttccaaggtcaggcgttctttcaagatccttggaaggatgtctaataaatcagacatcAGGCCATAGTTCGAGTCGTTATAaattaacacctctgtgtttttcttgttacagaaatgtttaatcccacatacagacccactgcataaaatcagggtccttgaCCCCGTGGCATGTCCtttctctgatgtattagagcgaaagtcgttgacatacctctgaatgttgtcatgattctcctgggtcacattttggagcggagcgaatctgtttcgtaaaggaagtccagcatttccagcaggtttactcctatcatttgttgtgggaacagcccgctgttgtttcacttgtcctgggacatctctctgtagtctcggccagttttctttgtctaggcgtggggttcgttgatcctttggtcttgcacccagtgTGGTCCAGGGATTTTCATTTTCCTCAGagatctgtttgttcagagagttgcccggctggtggtccccgtttggagtcgcaggcagggttgtttcatttccacacgcgccgtttacatcataattcagtttgagtcggcatatcttctgttctataacagTGATCTTCTCtagaagcgtgtcaaggtccactgtggtgaaggtaggcatctttgctaaatcaaaatcaaaaataaataaaaagaaaataaataaaaataactaaatccaactttccgtggttttggcaaagagataaaaaggagataaaaagtaaaaggcaggaaaatgtaagcaagcagggagcagagaacatTTGATAGTGACAAAGGGTTGTGAAAGTTCAATAGCGTGAGAAGGAGTGGCTCCAGTGCAATAAATAACTGTGTCACCTGCATAAAAATGCTAATCTGCATCAGATACATGCTTCCCTAATTCATTTATATGAATTATGAATGAAACAGGACCTAATACAGATCCCTGCAGCACCTCCTTGTAGATAGCTACAGTTTCAGAACAATATCGTCATATTTGATTTATTGTGTCCAATTTATAAGATCCCTTTTGAACCAACTAACAGCTTGTTCTGAAAAACCAGTGTTGAAGTCTGACTATCAAAGTTTCATGGTCTACAGTATCAAAGGCTTTTGTCAAATCTATAAAAAGAGCTATACAGCATTGCTTCTTGTGAAGAGCAACAATAATATTGTTAACATCCTTCAACACAGCTGTTATTGTCTTTCTAAAAGCTGATTGAAAGGATGAGATATTATTATTGCAAGATAAAAACTCTTGGTCACCTTCAAGaatttctaaaaatgttttgtcagcACCAGAAGATTGGATATTGGGCTAGAATTAGTTACAATTGCTGGATCACCACCTTTTACTTAGGAGAACACCAAGGCTGAGTTCCACATTAAAGGAATTTCCTGTTTATCCACAGTAAGATTAAAAGGGAATGCCAGGGGCTCAGCTACAAAGTCAGCTGgcatctttaaaacaaaagatctATTAGATCGGGTCCTTCATTCCATCATAAACAGACTCCTTCACTGCTTCTTTGGAAGTTAAATAAATTTTGGTATTTAGCTGTTAATCctttacttctttatttatctttctttttgACTCCTTGGTCTTAATTGccaaactgtttaaacttttcccaataaaatcacaagtgggaaggcaaaacaaaaacaggactgatataacaaaaacaacaatgtgaACCTAGAAAACgtaaaacaatttgaaatagttgaaaacctgaaaatgaatggaagagATGATAATTAAGAATGTTTCCATTACATTTTGATCATTTACAACGGTCAGTATGGGAACTTCAGTTCAAGGTTAATCAGAATACACAACATGTCTCTCAAAATGAAGGTAAagtataagataagataagataaaataaaatagggctttattgatctcacagtggagaaatttacttgtcacacatcggcttaatagacaaaaagaaaggtgacaaaaggaggaaaggtgcataaggtcTACGGTATatggtatatacagtgtgtccacatatgtacagtgtatcaaaaataataaaaaaaataaaaataatatgtgTCTGTGGGTATATTTGCAAAACCGTAATCTGGCTTCTTCCTTTCTGAGTGCTCTTTCAATCCAACCTGATAGAGAACTAACTTCAATGTCTCTTCACAGCGACAGCCTACAACTTTAGAAGgtcttgtgctttttttctggaAGTGATGTgtacattttgcaccaaaataaagGACCCTCTCCTTGCTGAATACTATGATGGCCGGACTTTCCCATTCTGCTTATTCTTGCATCTAAACGTTGGAACAGATGAAAGTGGCACCTTCAGGCCTCTGGAAATTGAAACAGGAGCAAAAGATTTTGGAGAAGGTCCGCAATTCTTCTCCTGTTAACCTGGGTGATTTCTTTGAGTCTTATTCATGATTACTACAGAAGGTAGTGGTGTGTTTTTGAGGTTTTGCCTTGAAATGCATCCCCAGATGTGTCTCCTTCAACCCCAGATGTTGTGAAATAAGCAGAATTCTTGTGTGTTCTTTGCTAAAATGGTTTAAAGGCACAGCGCAATGTGAACTTCTGCTTTAGAAGAAACTAATAAAACTCTTCATTAAACTTtaggaaaaataacaaattttgTTACCCTTACTGccctgaaacagaaaaagattTGTCAGATTTAATATCAGCGTGGTACAGACCAACTCCTTGTGTTACCCTAGAAACCTATGCAACCAGAACCTAACCTTGTTCCTGTCCTTGTTCCTCCTACAACCTCGAACCCACCAGTGAAAGACCTGGCAACCTACGCCTTGGACCTGTATCAGTAGAACTCCTGGAAACAATATCAAACCGGAGAAGAACCACGGATCATTCTGTTCAGCCCTCCTACCTGCGCtcgcctgcctgtccaccctccaactaCCAACACAGAGAAGGGAACTGGATCTGCACCAACAACCCGGACTATTGAACAGCACCTCTTCCCCGAATTTAGCCCAAGCCACCACCTCAGTGAGTTCTACCATCAAACGTCCTTTTTCATTATTCCAAGATCAAGTTATTCCCCGTCCTCTCCTTCTCTCCCGGCAGAAccacaagatctccgaccggcAGATATTCTCGTTCATCTCCACTCTTTTCAATGAACTCTTTGCATTTTACCACTGGCTTCAGTTTTTGCGCTCATTCAGAGTCACACGTTCAAAACATGAcacaaggatttttttattgtcatacCAGTTCACCTTTTCATGTTTGTGGTACAAAATTTGAACTCAGATCCCGGCTCAagaagccaaataaataaatataaacatgttaaaaatttGAGTTCAGTGGTTGGGTTGTTGGCCCAGGGCACCAAACAGGCTAGGACCGCCCCTGGATGTGAGGACCCAGAGTGGACTGGGGAAAGTTGGCTGAAGATCTGCAGAGAATCCAACAGGCTCCATTCTCTGGATCTGTGGAGGTGAGTTTCAAACATCTGGTTCCAGTCAACAACAAGGAGCTGATTAGATGTTTCTCCAGGTGTTGATGTGGTTTCAGAGATCCTCCTCTGATGTGGAAGCTCTTCCTAAGACCTCTAGTCCTGATGTTGTTTCTACTTGATGATGGTAAAAACAACTTTAGTTTTTATGGCAGCACCTTTTGCTCATTAGTGTTGGACTGTTGGGAGGATCCTGGCAGCGTCTCGCTGGTTC comes from Fundulus heteroclitus isolate FHET01 unplaced genomic scaffold, MU-UCD_Fhet_4.1 scaffold_85, whole genome shotgun sequence and encodes:
- the LOC118562281 gene encoding tripartite motif-containing protein 16-like isoform X4; the encoded protein is MQGLLDRETFSCSICLDLLKDPVTIPCGHSYCMKCIKNFWDEEDQKGIHSCPQCRKTFLPRPELNKNTMLAALVEQLKKTGLQAAPADLCYAGPEDVACDFCSGRKRKAIKSCLFCLASYCEKHLQPHYDSAAFKKHKLVEPSKNLQENICSRHDEVMKMFCRTDQKCICYLCPEDEHKGHDTVSAAAERTERQRELEVRRENIQQRIQDREKDVKLLQQELEAIKHSADKTVEDSEKIFTQLIRLIQKRSSDVKQQIRSQQETEGSRVKELQEKLEQEITELKRKDAELKQLSDTEDHNQFLHNYPSLSALSESTHSSSIKIRPLSYFEDVTAAVSELRDQLQDILRDAWTNISLRLTEVDVSLSEPEPKSRAGFLRYSCEITLDPNTAHSRLLLSEGNRKVTWMDQPQSYSSHPDRFTGWPQVLSRESLTGRCYWEVEWREGVYVAVAYKNISRAGAGNECLFGRNDKSWALNCYQGGYEFGHNDIWTSVSGPGSSRVGVYLDHRAGILSFYSISETMTLLHRVQTTFTQPLHAGLLVCCGGSAEFCKPK
- the LOC118562281 gene encoding tripartite motif-containing protein 16-like isoform X1, with amino-acid sequence MEQNQLDRETFSCSICLDLLKDPVTIPCGHSYCMKCIKNFWDEEDQKGIHSCPQCRKTFLPRPELNKNTMLAALVEQLKKTGLQAAPADLCYAGPEDVACDFCSGRKRKAIKSCLFCLASYCEKHLQPHYDSAAFKKHKLVEPSKNLQENICSRHDEVMKMFCRTDQKCICYLCPEDEHKGHDTVSAAAERTERQRELEVRRENIQQRIQDREKDVKLLQQELEAIKHSADKTVEDSEKIFTQLIRLIQKRSSDVKQQIRSQQETEGSRVKELQEKLEQEITELKRKDAELKQLSDTEDHNQFLHNYPSLSALSESTHSSSIKIRPLSYFEDVTAAVSELRDQLQDILRDAWTNISLRLTEVDVSLSEPEPKSRAGFLRYSCEITLDPNTAHSRLLLSEGNRKVTWMDQPQSYSSHPDRFTGWPQVLSRESLTGRCYWEVEWREGVYVAVAYKNISRAGAGNECLFGRNDKSWALNCYQGGYEFGHNDIWTSVSGPGSSRVGVYLDHRAGILSFYSISETMTLLHRVQTTFTQPLHAGLLVCCGGSAEFCKPK
- the LOC118562281 gene encoding tripartite motif-containing protein 16-like isoform X2, whose translation is MNKYNNQLDRETFSCSICLDLLKDPVTIPCGHSYCMKCIKNFWDEEDQKGIHSCPQCRKTFLPRPELNKNTMLAALVEQLKKTGLQAAPADLCYAGPEDVACDFCSGRKRKAIKSCLFCLASYCEKHLQPHYDSAAFKKHKLVEPSKNLQENICSRHDEVMKMFCRTDQKCICYLCPEDEHKGHDTVSAAAERTERQRELEVRRENIQQRIQDREKDVKLLQQELEAIKHSADKTVEDSEKIFTQLIRLIQKRSSDVKQQIRSQQETEGSRVKELQEKLEQEITELKRKDAELKQLSDTEDHNQFLHNYPSLSALSESTHSSSIKIRPLSYFEDVTAAVSELRDQLQDILRDAWTNISLRLTEVDVSLSEPEPKSRAGFLRYSCEITLDPNTAHSRLLLSEGNRKVTWMDQPQSYSSHPDRFTGWPQVLSRESLTGRCYWEVEWREGVYVAVAYKNISRAGAGNECLFGRNDKSWALNCYQGGYEFGHNDIWTSVSGPGSSRVGVYLDHRAGILSFYSISETMTLLHRVQTTFTQPLHAGLLVCCGGSAEFCKPK
- the LOC118562281 gene encoding tripartite motif-containing protein 16-like isoform X3, translating into MSAKTEASETFSCSICLDLLKDPVTIPCGHSYCMKCIKNFWDEEDQKGIHSCPQCRKTFLPRPELNKNTMLAALVEQLKKTGLQAAPADLCYAGPEDVACDFCSGRKRKAIKSCLFCLASYCEKHLQPHYDSAAFKKHKLVEPSKNLQENICSRHDEVMKMFCRTDQKCICYLCPEDEHKGHDTVSAAAERTERQRELEVRRENIQQRIQDREKDVKLLQQELEAIKHSADKTVEDSEKIFTQLIRLIQKRSSDVKQQIRSQQETEGSRVKELQEKLEQEITELKRKDAELKQLSDTEDHNQFLHNYPSLSALSESTHSSSIKIRPLSYFEDVTAAVSELRDQLQDILRDAWTNISLRLTEVDVSLSEPEPKSRAGFLRYSCEITLDPNTAHSRLLLSEGNRKVTWMDQPQSYSSHPDRFTGWPQVLSRESLTGRCYWEVEWREGVYVAVAYKNISRAGAGNECLFGRNDKSWALNCYQGGYEFGHNDIWTSVSGPGSSRVGVYLDHRAGILSFYSISETMTLLHRVQTTFTQPLHAGLLVCCGGSAEFCKPK